A DNA window from Sporohalobacter salinus contains the following coding sequences:
- a CDS encoding 5-formyltetrahydrofolate cyclo-ligase gives MSAEEGEVTKQQQRERVIDYRQRLTDKELLHKSMEIKKKLFELDEFVEAEIIMFYVDFRNEVKTEFMIKEALSEGKRVVIPISQVEDRSLLLSELKDYDQELEVGTYDILEPKEEYIRPVDHSELDLVIVPGVAFDEDCNRLGYGGGYYDRFSANLDSQVNRLALAFEIQIVDQVVTDEHDLPVDKVLTEKRVII, from the coding sequence ATGTCGGCAGAAGAGGGGGAAGTGACTAAACAACAGCAGCGAGAGAGAGTTATCGATTATAGACAGCGGTTGACGGATAAAGAATTATTACATAAGAGCATGGAAATTAAAAAGAAATTGTTTGAATTAGATGAGTTTGTCGAAGCAGAAATAATTATGTTTTATGTTGATTTCAGGAACGAAGTTAAAACAGAATTTATGATTAAAGAAGCATTAAGTGAGGGGAAACGGGTTGTTATTCCCATTAGTCAAGTTGAGGATAGATCACTATTATTGTCTGAGTTGAAAGATTATGATCAAGAATTAGAAGTAGGAACTTATGATATTTTAGAACCGAAAGAAGAATATATTAGACCAGTTGATCACAGTGAATTAGATTTAGTAATAGTTCCTGGAGTAGCTTTTGATGAAGATTGTAATCGTTTAGGCTATGGCGGGGGATATTATGATCGATTTTCTGCTAATTTAGATTCGCAGGTGAATAGATTAGCATTAGCGTTTGAAATTCAAATTGTAGATCAGGTAGTAACTGATGAACATGATTTACCAGTAGATAAAGTTTTAACTGAGAAAAGAGTGATTATATAA